From Polyodon spathula isolate WHYD16114869_AA chromosome 24, ASM1765450v1, whole genome shotgun sequence, one genomic window encodes:
- the c2cd4a gene encoding C2 calcium-dependent domain-containing protein 4A → MWVLDTIGVSVERTSLTLPIPEYSFKIRDIMFSIDRPLSEKHKKMSLCPNIITPDRIPEFCIPPKLSSHLEPKTPERNKHSPSIQIATPENSANKKESTFHEMVNMHVIQVENVDEMPYDGGYSDEESTNADPQSQAALSLPHLPKAQTSYGFCTLLESPHTRRKESLFHNDPNTCGIPIMIPRSRSNTYSRVSSSSSFSLNSLTSRLSPKNFSLHRQGTLDSDTASSTESSPFSSPLLARSPPKSSLFKAISHEKLFSRTVKRTMVSRNNSLSTDEGSSTDSSPNIMRRTSECLLEPMPSAYGLMPPTVFPLDLVHYRDRVIKENIISVGREGTLRLSAEYCQDNQRLRVRLVSAEGLYDSSVDPKSINCCVSMSLVPGKIQKQRSTVIRKSRNPIFNEDFFFDGISEHELCFRSLRMKVVNKVSSMKRDYALGECELPLTSILPK, encoded by the coding sequence ATGTGGGTGTTGGATACAATCGGTGTGTCTGTGGAAAGAACCAGTCTGACTCTTCCCATCCcagaatacagttttaaaatcagGGACATCATGTTTAGCATTGATAGACCATTGTCTGAGAAACACAAGAAAATGTCTTTGTGCCCCAACATTATCACCCCGGACAGAATCCCAGAATTCTGCATACCGCCCAAGTTATCATCTCATCTGGAGCCCAAAACTCCTGAGAGGAACAAACACTCCCCCAGCATCCAAATCGCCACACCAGAAAACTCTGCTAACAAAAAGGAATCCACTTTCCATGAAATGGTCAACATGCATGTGATCCAAGTGGAAAATGTGGATGAGATGCCCTATGATGGTGGATACAGTGATGAAGAAAGCACCAATGCTGATCCCCAATCTCAAGCAGCTCTTTCCTTGCCCCACTTGCCAAAAGCTCAAACCAGCTACGGGTTTTGCACCTTGCTTGAAAGCCCCCATACAAGAAGGAAAGAGTCCCTTTTCCACAATGACCCAAACACTTGTGGCATCCCCATCATGATCCCCAGAAGCAGGTCCAACACTTACTCCCGagtttcctcctcctcctcattcaGTTTAAACTCACTGACCTCCAGACTGTCTCCCAAAAACTTCAGCCTGCACAGGCAAGGCACCCTGGACAGTGACACTGCATCTTCAACAGAATCTTCTCCCTTCAGCTCCCCGCTTCTTGCCAGATCTCCTCCCAAGTCCTCTTTGTTCAAAGCAATAAGTCACGAAAAACTCTTCTCCAGGACTGTAAAAAGAACAATGGTGTCAAGGAACAACTCTTTGTCGACTGACGAAGGGAGCTCCACAGACAGCAGTCCCAACATCATGAGAAGAACATCTGAATGCTTGCTGGAGCCTATGCCCTCTGCTTATGGCTTAATGCCTCCAACCGTTTTCCCCTTGGATCTGGTGCACTACAGGGACAGAgtcataaaagaaaacataatttctGTGGGCCGAGAAGGTACCTTAAGACTTTCTGCTGAGTACTGCCAGGACAATCAGAGACTCCGGGTGCGCCTGGTCAGTGCTGAAGGACTCTACGACTCTTCTGTGGACCCCAAAAGTATCAACTGCTGCGTCAGCATGTCCTTGGTGCCGGGGAAAATCCAAAAGCAGCGCAGCACCGTCATTAGGAAAAGCAGGAATCCCATTTTTAACGAAGACTTTTTCTTTGATGGGATTTCTGAGCATGAGCTGTGTTTCAGATCACTGAGAATGAAAGTGGTTAACAAAGTGTCAAGTATGAAAAGAGACTATGCCTTAGGTGAATGTGAGCTCCCTCTTACAAGCATCTTACCCAAGTAA